A stretch of Pseudoclavibacter chungangensis DNA encodes these proteins:
- the truB gene encoding tRNA pseudouridine(55) synthase TruB codes for MTRRESSGPHGILLLDKPNGPTSHDLVARTRRALGTRKVGHAGTLDPMATGLLVLGVGDATRLLTYFVGADKEYLATVRLGVSTNTEDAEGEITARAEPGAIARLGTDEIDATIASLTGRIRQVPSAVSAIKVDGVRAYKRVRDGEQVELDAREVDITEFVRTGSPRRADGEESAVDVDVRVACSSGTYVRALARDLGDALGVGAHLVALRRTRVGAFRVDEASDVERTDLVDALLAPAAAALRRFERLDADERDAADLRNGRVIARGSTGSGDEPLRAAIDATGALIGIVGPRDGGWKSVMNLPTGGAS; via the coding sequence ATGACGCGACGTGAATCCTCGGGCCCGCACGGCATCCTCCTGCTCGACAAACCGAACGGCCCGACGAGCCACGACCTCGTCGCGCGCACGCGTCGGGCGCTCGGCACCCGGAAGGTCGGCCACGCGGGCACGCTCGACCCGATGGCCACGGGGCTCCTCGTGCTCGGCGTCGGTGACGCGACGCGTCTGCTCACGTACTTCGTCGGGGCCGACAAGGAGTATCTCGCGACCGTGCGCCTGGGCGTCTCGACGAACACGGAGGACGCGGAGGGGGAGATCACCGCACGAGCCGAGCCCGGCGCGATCGCCCGGCTCGGGACGGACGAGATCGACGCGACGATCGCGTCGCTGACGGGACGCATCCGCCAGGTCCCGAGCGCCGTCTCGGCGATCAAGGTCGACGGTGTGCGGGCCTACAAGCGCGTCCGCGACGGTGAGCAGGTCGAGCTCGACGCACGCGAGGTGGACATCACCGAGTTCGTGCGGACGGGTTCGCCCCGTCGTGCGGACGGCGAGGAGTCGGCCGTCGACGTCGACGTGCGCGTCGCCTGTTCCTCCGGGACGTACGTGCGCGCGCTCGCCCGCGATCTCGGCGATGCGCTCGGCGTGGGGGCCCATCTCGTCGCCCTCCGGCGCACGCGCGTCGGCGCGTTCCGCGTCGACGAGGCGAGCGACGTCGAACGGACGGATCTCGTGGACGCGCTGCTGGCCCCCGCGGCGGCCGCGCTCCGCCGGTTCGAGCGACTCGATGCCGACGAACGGGACGCCGCGGACCTGCGCAACGGACGCGTGATCGCGCGCGGGAGCACGGGATCGGGCGACGAGCCGCTGCGCGCGGCGATCGACGCGACCGGCGCGCTCATCGGCATCGTCGGGCCGCGAGACGGCGGCTGGAAGTCGGTCATGAACCTGCCCACGGGCGGCGCCTCGTGA
- a CDS encoding YlxR family protein — protein MDPVRTCIGCRSRQERTGLVRVVAVSGQIRFDRDGRLPGRGAWLHPSAACIGRAIERRAFGRAFRHGRVDVAEAREYARQLADAQAPARTEKAERTMDNS, from the coding sequence ATGGACCCCGTACGAACGTGCATCGGCTGCCGTTCGCGCCAGGAACGAACCGGACTCGTCCGGGTCGTCGCCGTCTCCGGTCAGATCCGCTTCGACCGAGACGGCAGGCTTCCGGGCCGTGGCGCGTGGCTGCATCCAAGTGCGGCGTGCATCGGACGGGCCATCGAGCGCCGCGCTTTCGGGCGGGCGTTCCGACACGGCCGGGTCGATGTCGCCGAGGCACGTGAGTACGCACGCCAACTGGCCGACGCCCAGGCGCCGGCACGAACAGAGAAGGCTGAACGGACCATGGACAACTCATGA
- a CDS encoding A/G-specific adenine glycosylase, protein MTRTELVDETIDWFAANARPLPWRAPGTSPWAVLVSEFMLQQTQAARVIPRWEAFVERWPSPADLARAGDADVLRAWDRLGYPRRALWLRRCAVEIVEHHDGRVPATREDLLALPGIGPYTAAAVASFAFGVPEAVVDTNVRRVLARVEEGSEEPWAPNAARDLAAYRALVPAPPPDDATAVRRANRWNAAAMELGAIVCTARTPACERCPVAERCAWRRAGYPAGPTAGVPRRKQARYEGSDREMRGRILHELRATTTAVPLDALHDAVVRGGHDERFARALASLEADALVVVDDGAASLPS, encoded by the coding sequence GTGACCCGCACCGAGCTCGTCGACGAGACCATCGACTGGTTCGCCGCGAACGCGCGCCCGCTCCCGTGGCGTGCGCCCGGCACGTCCCCGTGGGCCGTGCTCGTGAGCGAGTTCATGCTCCAGCAGACGCAGGCGGCGCGAGTGATCCCTCGCTGGGAGGCGTTCGTCGAGCGGTGGCCGAGCCCCGCGGACCTCGCGCGCGCCGGCGACGCCGACGTGCTGCGGGCGTGGGACCGGCTCGGATACCCCCGCCGGGCCCTCTGGCTCCGGCGCTGCGCCGTCGAGATCGTCGAACACCACGACGGCCGCGTGCCCGCCACGCGCGAGGACCTCCTCGCGCTCCCGGGGATCGGCCCCTACACGGCCGCCGCCGTCGCGTCCTTCGCGTTCGGCGTGCCGGAGGCCGTCGTCGACACGAACGTCCGGCGTGTCCTCGCGCGGGTCGAGGAGGGCTCGGAGGAACCCTGGGCGCCGAACGCGGCGCGCGACCTCGCCGCCTACCGGGCGCTCGTCCCTGCGCCGCCACCCGACGACGCGACCGCGGTCCGACGCGCGAACCGGTGGAACGCCGCGGCGATGGAACTCGGTGCGATCGTCTGTACCGCGCGCACACCCGCGTGCGAGCGCTGCCCCGTCGCCGAGCGGTGTGCGTGGCGGCGCGCGGGCTACCCGGCGGGACCGACCGCGGGGGTGCCACGCCGCAAACAGGCCCGCTACGAGGGCTCCGACCGCGAGATGCGCGGTCGCATCCTCCACGAGCTGCGCGCAACCACGACCGCCGTGCCCCTCGACGCGCTCCACGACGCGGTCGTGCGGGGCGGACACGACGAACGGTTCGCACGCGCCCTCGCGAGTCTCGAGGCCGACGCGCTCGTCGTCGTCGACGACGGGGCGGCGTCGCTCCCGAGCTGA
- the infB gene encoding translation initiation factor IF-2: protein MAKPRVHEIAAEMGVDSKTALKTLQEMGEFVKSASSSVEPPVARRLREALKTGDGSGAGAPKPGAGAPRPGAPKPGAGAPKPGARTVPSGNAGPKPGARSGAPKPGGARPTTPEREAPAAKPEPATTAPAEARQAAPTPGRQAAPTTDAVTPGGAPKPGSAAPKPGAATPSAAKPADAGDSSAIPRPRGPRPGPRPGNNPFASSQGMGRPRPGNNPFAAKQGMGQGGGAGGPRPGPRPGPGGGAGRVQPPRPGQPRVLPGARPAGQGGRPGARPGGGAGGGGGRPGTVGGFAGRPATGGGGRPGGGRGRGSTAGAFGRGGSKSKARKSKRTKRAEFEMREAPLIGGVRVPRGNGETTVRLRRGASIADFAEKIDASPGDLVTILFHLGEMATATESLDEATFEVLGAELGYRIDIVSPEDEDRELLESFSIDLDQEAEEEGDDVLVARPPVVTVMGHVDHGKTRLLDAIRNANVVEGEAGGITQHIGAYQVHTQHDGVDRAITFIDTPGHEAFTAMRARGANVTDIAILVVAADDGIMPQTIEALNHAQAANVPIVVAVNKIDKPDANPAKVRSQLTEYGLVAEEFGGDTMFVDVSAREGLHIQELIEAVLLTADAGLDLRANPDKDARGVAIEAKLDRGRGAVATVLIQSGTLHVGDAIVAGTAYGRVRAMVDENGVTVTEAGPSRPVQVQGLSSVPGAGDTFLVTDEDRTARQIAEKREAVERNAMLAKSRKRISLEDFTRALEEGKVESLNLIIKGDVSGAVEALEDSLLKIEVDDSVQLRIIHRGVGAITESDVNLATVDNAIIIGFNVRPDTKARERAAREGVDIRFYSVIYNALDDIEQSLTGMLKPEFEEVQSGVAEILEVFRSSKFGNIAGCMVRSGTITRNAKARVIRDGVVLADGLAIESLRRFKDDVTEVRTDYECGIGLGKFNDIQVGDEIETTELVEKPRG from the coding sequence GTGGCAAAACCACGCGTACACGAGATCGCCGCCGAGATGGGCGTCGATTCGAAGACCGCGCTCAAGACGCTCCAGGAGATGGGCGAGTTCGTCAAGAGTGCATCGTCGAGCGTCGAGCCGCCGGTCGCCCGGCGACTCCGCGAGGCGTTGAAGACCGGCGACGGCTCGGGTGCCGGTGCACCCAAGCCCGGCGCGGGTGCCCCCAGGCCGGGTGCACCGAAGCCCGGTGCCGGCGCGCCCAAGCCCGGTGCCCGGACGGTCCCGTCCGGGAACGCCGGCCCGAAGCCCGGTGCTCGCAGCGGCGCCCCCAAGCCGGGTGGCGCGCGCCCCACGACGCCGGAGCGCGAGGCGCCCGCCGCGAAGCCCGAGCCCGCGACGACGGCACCCGCCGAGGCGCGCCAGGCGGCTCCCACGCCCGGGCGGCAGGCAGCACCCACGACGGACGCCGTCACGCCCGGTGGCGCACCGAAGCCCGGTTCGGCGGCGCCGAAGCCCGGTGCGGCGACGCCGAGTGCGGCGAAGCCCGCCGACGCCGGTGACTCGTCGGCGATCCCGCGTCCCCGCGGGCCCCGGCCCGGGCCGCGTCCCGGCAACAACCCGTTCGCGTCGAGCCAGGGCATGGGGCGTCCGCGCCCCGGGAACAACCCGTTCGCCGCGAAGCAGGGCATGGGTCAGGGTGGCGGCGCAGGCGGCCCCCGTCCCGGTCCTCGTCCCGGCCCCGGTGGTGGCGCCGGTCGCGTCCAGCCGCCCCGGCCGGGCCAGCCCCGCGTGCTTCCCGGCGCGCGCCCCGCAGGTCAGGGTGGTCGCCCCGGCGCCCGCCCCGGCGGCGGTGCGGGTGGCGGCGGCGGTCGCCCGGGCACGGTCGGCGGATTCGCCGGTCGTCCCGCGACCGGCGGTGGCGGTCGTCCCGGTGGCGGTCGCGGTCGCGGTTCGACCGCGGGTGCGTTCGGTCGCGGCGGCTCGAAGTCGAAGGCGCGCAAGTCCAAGCGGACGAAGCGGGCAGAATTCGAGATGCGCGAGGCGCCGCTGATCGGTGGCGTCCGCGTTCCCCGGGGCAACGGCGAGACGACGGTGCGGCTGCGCCGCGGCGCGTCGATCGCCGACTTCGCCGAGAAGATCGATGCGAGCCCCGGCGATCTCGTGACCATCCTCTTCCACCTGGGCGAGATGGCGACGGCGACCGAATCGCTCGACGAGGCGACCTTCGAGGTCCTCGGCGCCGAGCTCGGGTACCGCATCGACATCGTGAGCCCGGAGGACGAGGACCGCGAGCTGCTCGAGTCCTTCTCGATCGACCTCGACCAGGAGGCCGAGGAGGAGGGCGACGACGTGCTCGTCGCACGTCCCCCCGTCGTCACCGTCATGGGTCACGTCGACCACGGTAAGACCCGCCTGCTCGACGCGATCCGCAACGCGAACGTCGTCGAGGGCGAGGCCGGTGGCATCACCCAGCACATCGGTGCCTACCAGGTGCACACGCAGCACGACGGCGTCGACCGCGCCATCACCTTCATCGACACCCCCGGTCACGAGGCCTTCACGGCCATGCGTGCCCGAGGTGCGAACGTGACGGACATCGCGATCCTCGTGGTCGCGGCGGACGACGGCATCATGCCGCAGACGATCGAGGCGCTGAACCACGCACAGGCCGCGAACGTGCCGATCGTGGTCGCGGTGAACAAGATCGACAAGCCCGACGCGAACCCCGCGAAGGTTCGCTCGCAGCTCACCGAGTACGGCCTCGTGGCCGAGGAGTTCGGCGGCGACACGATGTTCGTCGACGTCTCCGCCCGCGAGGGGCTCCACATCCAGGAGCTCATCGAGGCGGTCCTGCTCACGGCCGACGCGGGTCTCGACCTGCGTGCGAATCCGGACAAGGACGCGCGCGGTGTCGCGATCGAGGCGAAGCTCGACCGTGGCCGCGGTGCGGTCGCGACCGTCCTCATCCAGTCGGGAACGCTGCACGTCGGTGACGCGATCGTCGCGGGCACGGCCTACGGCCGTGTGCGTGCGATGGTCGACGAGAACGGCGTGACCGTGACCGAGGCGGGGCCGTCGCGTCCCGTCCAGGTGCAGGGTCTGTCGAGCGTGCCCGGCGCGGGCGACACGTTCCTCGTCACCGACGAGGACCGCACGGCCCGGCAGATCGCCGAGAAGCGCGAGGCGGTGGAGCGCAACGCGATGCTCGCGAAGAGCCGCAAGCGCATCAGCCTCGAGGACTTCACGCGTGCGCTCGAGGAGGGCAAGGTCGAGTCGCTCAACCTCATCATCAAGGGTGACGTGTCCGGTGCCGTCGAGGCGCTCGAGGACTCGCTGCTCAAGATCGAGGTCGACGATTCCGTCCAGCTGCGGATCATCCACCGCGGCGTCGGTGCGATCACCGAGTCGGACGTGAACCTCGCGACGGTCGACAACGCGATCATCATCGGGTTCAACGTGCGCCCCGACACGAAGGCGCGCGAGCGCGCCGCTCGCGAGGGGGTGGACATCCGGTTCTACTCGGTCATCTACAACGCGCTCGACGACATCGAGCAGTCGCTCACGGGCATGCTCAAGCCCGAGTTCGAAGAGGTGCAGTCGGGTGTCGCCGAGATCCTCGAGGTGTTCCGCTCCTCGAAGTTCGGCAACATCGCGGGCTGCATGGTCCGCTCCGGCACGATCACGCGCAACGCGAAGGCGCGCGTCATCCGCGACGGTGTCGTGCTCGCGGACGGGCTCGCCATCGAGTCGCTGCGTCGCTTCAAGGACGACGTCACCGAGGTGCGGACGGACTACGAGTGCGGTATCGGACTCGGTAAGTTCAACGACATCCAGGTGGGCGACGAGATCGAGACCACCGAGCTGGTCGAGAAGCCGCGCGGCTGA
- a CDS encoding ketopantoate reductase family protein, translating into MRIGVIGAGAVGTTVAALLAAAGHEVHVAARRATAETIAADGLHLDGAFGRHAVAVAADERLPPGLDLALCATQAHDAAAALAANADALVATSVVALQNGLGGVDTAARVLGGRRDVHGALVLFAATGTAAGRAVATARGPVFVGAGSGWASPASRRVATILASALPARAVDRFTGAQWAKLLVNHVNALPAITGSSVQAVSRDPGLVRVLARSLREAVLVAERQRVRITGLGPLRQVDVHALGHRPFDDAVDVARRLGHAFGPVPNPASTLQAIRRGRRTEIDELNGRVATLAAHHGIDAPVERTLTRLVHEVERSGRFLAPGAVVAAVSA; encoded by the coding sequence ATGCGGATCGGCGTGATCGGCGCGGGTGCCGTCGGGACGACGGTCGCCGCACTCCTCGCGGCCGCCGGCCACGAGGTACACGTCGCCGCGCGCCGCGCGACGGCCGAGACGATCGCCGCAGACGGTCTGCACCTCGACGGCGCCTTCGGCCGCCACGCCGTGGCCGTCGCGGCGGACGAACGCCTGCCTCCTGGCCTCGACCTCGCCCTGTGCGCCACGCAGGCGCACGATGCGGCAGCAGCACTCGCCGCGAACGCCGATGCGCTCGTCGCCACGTCGGTCGTCGCGCTGCAGAACGGCCTCGGCGGTGTCGACACGGCCGCCCGCGTGCTCGGTGGGCGCAGGGACGTGCACGGCGCGCTCGTCCTCTTCGCCGCGACGGGGACGGCCGCCGGACGCGCCGTCGCGACGGCCCGGGGTCCCGTCTTCGTCGGCGCCGGGTCCGGCTGGGCCTCCCCCGCATCGAGACGTGTCGCGACGATCCTCGCCTCGGCACTTCCCGCGCGCGCGGTCGATCGCTTCACGGGTGCACAGTGGGCGAAGCTCCTCGTGAACCACGTCAATGCGCTCCCCGCGATCACGGGGTCGAGTGTGCAGGCGGTGTCGCGCGACCCCGGACTGGTGCGCGTCCTCGCGCGTTCCCTCCGTGAGGCCGTCCTCGTCGCCGAGCGGCAGCGGGTGCGCATCACGGGCCTCGGCCCGCTCCGCCAGGTCGACGTCCACGCGCTCGGCCACCGGCCGTTCGACGACGCCGTCGACGTGGCCCGCAGGCTCGGTCACGCGTTCGGGCCGGTCCCGAATCCGGCGAGCACGCTGCAGGCGATCCGCCGGGGCCGACGGACCGAGATCGACGAGTTGAACGGGCGCGTCGCCACGCTCGCGGCCCACCACGGCATCGACGCTCCCGTCGAACGGACCCTCACTCGCCTCGTCCACGAGGTCGAGCGATCCGGCCGGTTCCTCGCCCCAGGAGCCGTCGTCGCGGCGGTGTCCGCGTGA
- the rbfA gene encoding 30S ribosome-binding factor RbfA produces the protein MVDHARAARMADRIKEIVATTLDRGIKDPRLGFVTVTDVRVTGDLQQATVFYTVYGTEEELRDTAAALKSATGMLRSEVGKQLRVRLTPTLEFVHDALPENVNQIEQLLAQAKERDEAAHAASAGASFAGDADPYVKPRELAADDDHGVDGAEGTSER, from the coding sequence ATGGTTGATCACGCACGGGCCGCCCGTATGGCGGACCGCATCAAGGAGATCGTCGCGACGACCCTCGACCGGGGCATCAAGGACCCGCGCCTCGGGTTCGTGACGGTCACGGACGTCCGCGTGACGGGCGATCTGCAGCAGGCGACGGTCTTCTACACCGTGTACGGCACGGAGGAGGAGCTGCGCGACACGGCGGCCGCCCTGAAGTCGGCGACCGGCATGCTGCGGTCGGAGGTCGGCAAGCAGTTGCGCGTGCGCCTCACGCCGACGCTCGAGTTCGTCCACGACGCACTGCCCGAGAACGTGAACCAGATCGAGCAGTTGCTCGCGCAGGCGAAGGAGCGCGACGAGGCCGCGCACGCGGCGTCCGCGGGCGCGAGCTTCGCGGGTGACGCCGACCCGTACGTCAAGCCGCGCGAGCTCGCGGCGGACGACGACCACGGCGTCGACGGGGCCGAGGGCACGTCCGAGCGGTAG